One segment of Ziziphus jujuba cultivar Dongzao chromosome 12, ASM3175591v1 DNA contains the following:
- the LOC107429021 gene encoding myb family transcription factor PHL8 isoform X4, with amino-acid sequence MQNQNMNLVLSTDAKPRLKWTPELHQRFVEAVSQLGGADKATPKSLMRVMGIPGLTLYHLKSHLQKYRLGKSQQSENCSDRKQEEIQDGDVHFNAEINERTENQINDLQIAQALQLQMEVQRKLHEQIEVQRHLQLRIEAQGKYLQSVLKKAQETLAGYNSSSMGVELAKAELSQLVSMVNSGLPSSSHSELTDRRGSSLKNLESKQMRGTICSMESSLTSSESSGRKEEDQPMDQNGEPHKSNMASVELQLIEVHPEYKPWNNVPSNQASGRKRSGSTISDGICVEQPVPKRSPNHRDKNTNHMRKSGFLETLDLNSQYQNDIDSGPKAIDLNCKGV; translated from the exons ATGCAAAATCAGAATATGAATTTGGTCTTATCCACTGATGCAAAACCCAGACTGAAATGGACTCCAGAACTTCATCAAAGATTTGTCGAAGCAGTAAGTCAGCTTGGAGGTGCAGATA AAGCCACACCAAAGAGCCTAATGAGAGTGATGGGTATTCCAGGACTCACTTTATACCACCTAAAGAGCCATTTACAG AAATATAGGCTGGGGAAAAGCCAACAGTCCGAAAACTGCTCTGACCGTAAGCAAGAAG AGATTCAGGACGGTGATGTGCATTTCAATGCGGAAATCAACGAGAGAACAGAGAACCAGATTAACGA CTTGCAGATAGCTCAGGCTCTACAGTTACAAATGGAAGTACAGAGGAAACTTCATGAACAGATTGAG GTTCAGAGACATCTGCAGCTAAGAATTGAAGCTCAAGGGAAATATTTACAGTCAGTACTGAAAAAGGCACAGGAAACTCTTGCTGGGTATAATTCTTCTTCTATGGGTGTAGAACTGGCAAAAGCCGAACTCTCTCAATTAGTATCAATGGTTAACTCTGGATTGCCTAGTTCTTCACACTCTGAATTAACAGATAGAAGAGGTTCAAGCCTAAAAAACTTGGAAAGTAAGCAAATGAGAGGCACAATATGTTCCATGGAAAGTTCCCTAACATCTTCTGAAAGTTCAGGGCGAAAAGAAGAGGATCAACCAATGGATCAAAATGGTGAACCCCACAAGTCTAACATGGCCTCCGTCGAACTACAATTGATCGAGGTTCATCCAGAATATAAGCCATGGAATAATGTTCCAAGCAATCAGGCAAGCGGGAGGAAGAGAAGCGGAAGTACCATCTCTGATGGCATTTGTGTTGAGCAACCAGTTCCAAAGAGATCACCAAACCATAGAGACAAAAACACTAACCATATGAGAAAATCAGGATTCCTGGAAACACTTGACCTGAATAGTCAATATCAGAATGACATTGATTCAGGTCCAAAAGCAATAGACTTGAACTGCAAGGGGGTATAG
- the LOC107429021 gene encoding myb family transcription factor PHL8 isoform X3, with amino-acid sequence MQNQNMNLVLSTDAKPRLKWTPELHQRFVEAVSQLGGADKATPKSLMRVMGIPGLTLYHLKSHLQKYRLGKSQQSENCSDRKQEEIQDGDVHFNAEINERTENQINDSLQIAQALQLQMEVQRKLHEQIEVQRHLQLRIEAQGKYLQSVLKKAQETLAGYNSSSMGVELAKAELSQLVSMVNSGLPSSSHSELTDRRGSSLKNLESKQMRGTICSMESSLTSSESSGRKEEDQPMDQNGEPHKSNMASVELQLIEVHPEYKPWNNVPSNQASGRKRSGSTISDGICVEQPVPKRSPNHRDKNTNHMRKSGFLETLDLNSQYQNDIDSGPKAIDLNCKGV; translated from the exons ATGCAAAATCAGAATATGAATTTGGTCTTATCCACTGATGCAAAACCCAGACTGAAATGGACTCCAGAACTTCATCAAAGATTTGTCGAAGCAGTAAGTCAGCTTGGAGGTGCAGATA AAGCCACACCAAAGAGCCTAATGAGAGTGATGGGTATTCCAGGACTCACTTTATACCACCTAAAGAGCCATTTACAG AAATATAGGCTGGGGAAAAGCCAACAGTCCGAAAACTGCTCTGACCGTAAGCAAGAAG AGATTCAGGACGGTGATGTGCATTTCAATGCGGAAATCAACGAGAGAACAGAGAACCAGATTAACGA TAGCTTGCAGATAGCTCAGGCTCTACAGTTACAAATGGAAGTACAGAGGAAACTTCATGAACAGATTGAG GTTCAGAGACATCTGCAGCTAAGAATTGAAGCTCAAGGGAAATATTTACAGTCAGTACTGAAAAAGGCACAGGAAACTCTTGCTGGGTATAATTCTTCTTCTATGGGTGTAGAACTGGCAAAAGCCGAACTCTCTCAATTAGTATCAATGGTTAACTCTGGATTGCCTAGTTCTTCACACTCTGAATTAACAGATAGAAGAGGTTCAAGCCTAAAAAACTTGGAAAGTAAGCAAATGAGAGGCACAATATGTTCCATGGAAAGTTCCCTAACATCTTCTGAAAGTTCAGGGCGAAAAGAAGAGGATCAACCAATGGATCAAAATGGTGAACCCCACAAGTCTAACATGGCCTCCGTCGAACTACAATTGATCGAGGTTCATCCAGAATATAAGCCATGGAATAATGTTCCAAGCAATCAGGCAAGCGGGAGGAAGAGAAGCGGAAGTACCATCTCTGATGGCATTTGTGTTGAGCAACCAGTTCCAAAGAGATCACCAAACCATAGAGACAAAAACACTAACCATATGAGAAAATCAGGATTCCTGGAAACACTTGACCTGAATAGTCAATATCAGAATGACATTGATTCAGGTCCAAAAGCAATAGACTTGAACTGCAAGGGGGTATAG
- the LOC107429014 gene encoding E3 ubiquitin-protein ligase MPSR1: MASEADASELSTMFERLVRNRDLSLFLPFIFGFANSLPRANPQDPDEENENRATSRDRVILINPFTQGMVVIDGFSSLDSVLRDLGGKDGQPPASKASIEAMPGVETEEEGLECVICLEEFEVGGVAKEMPCKHKFHGDCIEKWLGIHGSCPVCRHNMPVDEEEMGKKREEEGRERRRGEVWVSFSFNSGRRSEDSNQVSSADSDVNDSTSSPDADHEVQG; this comes from the coding sequence ATGGCATCTGAAGCCGACGCTTCTGAGCTTTCTACCATGTTTGAGAGACTGGTGAGGAACAGAGACCTGTCTTTGTTTTTACCCTTTATTTTCGGGTTCGCAAACAGTCTACCCAGAGCAAACCCACAAGATCCGGATGAAGAAAACGAGAACAGAGCAACTTCAAGAGACAGAGTCATCCTTATCAACCCTTTTACTCAAGGTATGGTGGTGATCGATGGGTTTTCGAGCTTGGATTCTGTGCTTCGTGATTTGGGTGGCAAAGATGGTCAGCCTCCTGCGTCAAAGGCGTCCATAGAAGCCATGCCTGGGGTGGAGACAGAGGAAGAAGGTTTGGAGTGTGTGATCTGCTTGGAGGAGTTCGAGGTTGGTGGGGTTGCTAAAGAAATGCCTTGCAAGCATAAATTTCATGGGGATTGTATAGAGAAGTGGCTGGGAATTCATGGGTCTTGCCCTGTTTGCAGGCATAACATGCCTGTCGATGAGGAAGAGATGGGTAAGAAGAGGGAAGAAGAAGGCAGAGAGAGGAGGAGAGGGGAGGTTTGGGTTAGCTTTTCATTCAATAGTGGTAGGAGAAGTGAGGATTCAAATCAGGTTTCTTCAGCTGATTCTGATGTAAATGATTCAACCTCAAGCCCAGATGCTGATCATGAAGTACAGGGTTAG
- the LOC107429020 gene encoding protein HOTHEAD isoform X2, whose amino-acid sequence MELPKIVHGYMLLIAVIFLLLNLFVFSSSLPQGKPLPHMTSDVEEVSGKSFDYIVVGGGTAGCPLAATLSERFSVLLVERGGSSFENPFILEKKYYGFSLLQTDEHTSLAQSFISKDGISNLRGRVLGGSSAMNGGFYSRASQDFVKKVGWNNELVKNAYEWVESRIVFKPELTPWQTVAEFSFLEAGILPYNGFSLEHIKGTKLGGSIFDECGKRHTSADLLLAGNLNNITVLLNATVKSVIIHNTGNRTEKIAQGIRFIKSDGSSLEIYEAYLNQQENSSLRGDVILAAGALGSPQILLLSGIGSYRHLKNFNIPLVLNLKKVGHGMKDEPGIALLVDSKPKNRQPDTPQVVGITDDFKIIIEAGILPISFNATRMPIAAKLALPASKGRLKLNNTDPRQNPWVKFNYLAKEEDCEECVKLVELLERVARSESIALFLGAERKNHVLSGEEEMRKFCKENVRTFYHFHGGCIVGSVVDDDYKVYGVRGLRVVDGSTFEESPGTNPMATLLMLGRYQGVKILKEREK is encoded by the exons ATGGAGCTTCCAAAGATAGTTCATGGTTACATGCTTCTCATTGCAGTTATTTTCTTGCTTCTTAATCTGTTTGTATTTTCTTCCTCGTTGCCTCAAG GAAAACCACTTCCCCATATGACTTCAGATGTCGAAGAAGTCTCAGGCAAGTCCTTTGATTACATTGTAGTTGGAGGAGGAACAGCTGGGTGTCCCCTAGCTGCAACTCTCTCTGAGAGATTCTCAGTGCTCTTAGTAGAAAGAGGTGGCTCATCATTTGAAAATCCCTTCATATTGGAGAAAAAGTACTATGGCTTCTCATTACTCCAAACTGATGAACATACATCACTTGCACAAAGTTTCATCTCCAAGGATGGAATTTCGAATCTCAGAGGAAGAGTTCTGGGAGGATCATCTGCTATGAATGGTGGGTTTTACAGTAGAGCTAGTCAGGATTTTGTCAAAAAGGTTGGATGGAATAATGAACTAGTAAAAAATGCCTACGAATGGGTTGAATCAAGAATTGTCTTCAAACCTGAGTTGACACCATGGCAGACAGTGGCAGAATTTAGCTTTCTTGAAGCAGGAATTTTACCATATAATGGTTTTAGTCTGGAGCATATTAAGGGAACAAAGTTGGGTGGGAGTATTTTTGATGAATGTGGAAAGAGACACACCTCAGCAGATCTTTTATTGGCAGGGAATTTAAACAATATCACAGTTCTTTTGAATGCAACAGTAAAGAGTGTGATCATCCATAACACTG GTAACAGAACTGAAAAAATAGCTCAAGGTATAAGGTTCATCAAAAGCGATGGCAGCTCACTAGAAATTTATGAAGCTTACCTCAACCAACAAGAAAATTCGAGTTTGAGGGGCGATGTTATATTGGCAGCAGGAGCACTAGGCAGCCCCCAAATCCTGTTGTTAAGTGGAATTGGTTCTTATAGACACCTGAAAAACTTTAACATTCCTCTGGTACTCAATTTGAAGAAAGTTGGCCATGGAATGAAGGACGAGCCTGGTATTGCCCTCTTGGTGGACTCCAAGCCAAAAAATCGACAACCAGATACGCCACAAGTTGTGGGTATAACAGATGACTTCAAAATCATAATTGAAGCAGGGATTTTGCCCATAAGCTTCAATGCAACAAGAATGCCAATTGCTGCAAAACTTGCACTTCCAGCATCAAAGGGGAGGCTTAAATTAAACAACACAGACCCCAGGCAAAACCCATGGGTGAAATTCAACTATCTAGCAAAGGAAGAAGATTGTGAAGAATGTGTGAAACTGGTCGAATTGCTCGAGAGAGTTGCAAGGTCAGAATCAATTGCCCTGTTTCTTGGGGCAGAAAGAAAGAATCATGTGTTGTCCGGTGAAGAAGAGATGAGgaaattttgcaaagaaaacgTGAGAACTTTCTACCACTTTCATGGTGGTTGTATTGTGGGATCAGTGGTGGATGACGACTATAAAGTATATGGTGTTCGAGGACTTAGAGTGGTGGACGGTTCAACTTTTGAAGAATCACCTGGCACAAATCCAATGGCAACTCTCTTAATGCTTGGAAGATATCAAGGGGTTAAGATTcttaaggaaagagaaaaatga
- the LOC107429020 gene encoding protein HOTHEAD isoform X1, giving the protein MELPKIVHGYMLLIAVIFLLLNLFVFSSSLPQGKLLVSLSRFFLFYRNYLIFFFNILGKPLPHMTSDVEEVSGKSFDYIVVGGGTAGCPLAATLSERFSVLLVERGGSSFENPFILEKKYYGFSLLQTDEHTSLAQSFISKDGISNLRGRVLGGSSAMNGGFYSRASQDFVKKVGWNNELVKNAYEWVESRIVFKPELTPWQTVAEFSFLEAGILPYNGFSLEHIKGTKLGGSIFDECGKRHTSADLLLAGNLNNITVLLNATVKSVIIHNTGNRTEKIAQGIRFIKSDGSSLEIYEAYLNQQENSSLRGDVILAAGALGSPQILLLSGIGSYRHLKNFNIPLVLNLKKVGHGMKDEPGIALLVDSKPKNRQPDTPQVVGITDDFKIIIEAGILPISFNATRMPIAAKLALPASKGRLKLNNTDPRQNPWVKFNYLAKEEDCEECVKLVELLERVARSESIALFLGAERKNHVLSGEEEMRKFCKENVRTFYHFHGGCIVGSVVDDDYKVYGVRGLRVVDGSTFEESPGTNPMATLLMLGRYQGVKILKEREK; this is encoded by the exons ATGGAGCTTCCAAAGATAGTTCATGGTTACATGCTTCTCATTGCAGTTATTTTCTTGCTTCTTAATCTGTTTGTATTTTCTTCCTCGTTGCCTCAAGGTAAGCTGCTAGTGTCTCTAAGTagattttttctgttttatcgCAATTATTTGATCTTCTTCTTTAACATTTTAGGAAAACCACTTCCCCATATGACTTCAGATGTCGAAGAAGTCTCAGGCAAGTCCTTTGATTACATTGTAGTTGGAGGAGGAACAGCTGGGTGTCCCCTAGCTGCAACTCTCTCTGAGAGATTCTCAGTGCTCTTAGTAGAAAGAGGTGGCTCATCATTTGAAAATCCCTTCATATTGGAGAAAAAGTACTATGGCTTCTCATTACTCCAAACTGATGAACATACATCACTTGCACAAAGTTTCATCTCCAAGGATGGAATTTCGAATCTCAGAGGAAGAGTTCTGGGAGGATCATCTGCTATGAATGGTGGGTTTTACAGTAGAGCTAGTCAGGATTTTGTCAAAAAGGTTGGATGGAATAATGAACTAGTAAAAAATGCCTACGAATGGGTTGAATCAAGAATTGTCTTCAAACCTGAGTTGACACCATGGCAGACAGTGGCAGAATTTAGCTTTCTTGAAGCAGGAATTTTACCATATAATGGTTTTAGTCTGGAGCATATTAAGGGAACAAAGTTGGGTGGGAGTATTTTTGATGAATGTGGAAAGAGACACACCTCAGCAGATCTTTTATTGGCAGGGAATTTAAACAATATCACAGTTCTTTTGAATGCAACAGTAAAGAGTGTGATCATCCATAACACTG GTAACAGAACTGAAAAAATAGCTCAAGGTATAAGGTTCATCAAAAGCGATGGCAGCTCACTAGAAATTTATGAAGCTTACCTCAACCAACAAGAAAATTCGAGTTTGAGGGGCGATGTTATATTGGCAGCAGGAGCACTAGGCAGCCCCCAAATCCTGTTGTTAAGTGGAATTGGTTCTTATAGACACCTGAAAAACTTTAACATTCCTCTGGTACTCAATTTGAAGAAAGTTGGCCATGGAATGAAGGACGAGCCTGGTATTGCCCTCTTGGTGGACTCCAAGCCAAAAAATCGACAACCAGATACGCCACAAGTTGTGGGTATAACAGATGACTTCAAAATCATAATTGAAGCAGGGATTTTGCCCATAAGCTTCAATGCAACAAGAATGCCAATTGCTGCAAAACTTGCACTTCCAGCATCAAAGGGGAGGCTTAAATTAAACAACACAGACCCCAGGCAAAACCCATGGGTGAAATTCAACTATCTAGCAAAGGAAGAAGATTGTGAAGAATGTGTGAAACTGGTCGAATTGCTCGAGAGAGTTGCAAGGTCAGAATCAATTGCCCTGTTTCTTGGGGCAGAAAGAAAGAATCATGTGTTGTCCGGTGAAGAAGAGATGAGgaaattttgcaaagaaaacgTGAGAACTTTCTACCACTTTCATGGTGGTTGTATTGTGGGATCAGTGGTGGATGACGACTATAAAGTATATGGTGTTCGAGGACTTAGAGTGGTGGACGGTTCAACTTTTGAAGAATCACCTGGCACAAATCCAATGGCAACTCTCTTAATGCTTGGAAGATATCAAGGGGTTAAGATTcttaaggaaagagaaaaatga
- the LOC107429021 gene encoding myb family transcription factor PHL8 isoform X1 has protein sequence MQNQNMNLVLSTDAKPRLKWTPELHQRFVEAVSQLGGADKATPKSLMRVMGIPGLTLYHLKSHLQKYRLGKSQQSENCSDRKQEDFKEIQDGDVHFNAEINERTENQINDSLQIAQALQLQMEVQRKLHEQIEVQRHLQLRIEAQGKYLQSVLKKAQETLAGYNSSSMGVELAKAELSQLVSMVNSGLPSSSHSELTDRRGSSLKNLESKQMRGTICSMESSLTSSESSGRKEEDQPMDQNGEPHKSNMASVELQLIEVHPEYKPWNNVPSNQASGRKRSGSTISDGICVEQPVPKRSPNHRDKNTNHMRKSGFLETLDLNSQYQNDIDSGPKAIDLNCKGV, from the exons ATGCAAAATCAGAATATGAATTTGGTCTTATCCACTGATGCAAAACCCAGACTGAAATGGACTCCAGAACTTCATCAAAGATTTGTCGAAGCAGTAAGTCAGCTTGGAGGTGCAGATA AAGCCACACCAAAGAGCCTAATGAGAGTGATGGGTATTCCAGGACTCACTTTATACCACCTAAAGAGCCATTTACAG AAATATAGGCTGGGGAAAAGCCAACAGTCCGAAAACTGCTCTGACCGTAAGCAAGAAG ATTTCAAAGAGATTCAGGACGGTGATGTGCATTTCAATGCGGAAATCAACGAGAGAACAGAGAACCAGATTAACGA TAGCTTGCAGATAGCTCAGGCTCTACAGTTACAAATGGAAGTACAGAGGAAACTTCATGAACAGATTGAG GTTCAGAGACATCTGCAGCTAAGAATTGAAGCTCAAGGGAAATATTTACAGTCAGTACTGAAAAAGGCACAGGAAACTCTTGCTGGGTATAATTCTTCTTCTATGGGTGTAGAACTGGCAAAAGCCGAACTCTCTCAATTAGTATCAATGGTTAACTCTGGATTGCCTAGTTCTTCACACTCTGAATTAACAGATAGAAGAGGTTCAAGCCTAAAAAACTTGGAAAGTAAGCAAATGAGAGGCACAATATGTTCCATGGAAAGTTCCCTAACATCTTCTGAAAGTTCAGGGCGAAAAGAAGAGGATCAACCAATGGATCAAAATGGTGAACCCCACAAGTCTAACATGGCCTCCGTCGAACTACAATTGATCGAGGTTCATCCAGAATATAAGCCATGGAATAATGTTCCAAGCAATCAGGCAAGCGGGAGGAAGAGAAGCGGAAGTACCATCTCTGATGGCATTTGTGTTGAGCAACCAGTTCCAAAGAGATCACCAAACCATAGAGACAAAAACACTAACCATATGAGAAAATCAGGATTCCTGGAAACACTTGACCTGAATAGTCAATATCAGAATGACATTGATTCAGGTCCAAAAGCAATAGACTTGAACTGCAAGGGGGTATAG
- the LOC107429021 gene encoding myb family transcription factor PHL8 isoform X2, whose amino-acid sequence MQNQNMNLVLSTDAKPRLKWTPELHQRFVEAVSQLGGADKATPKSLMRVMGIPGLTLYHLKSHLQKYRLGKSQQSENCSDRKQEDFKEIQDGDVHFNAEINERTENQINDLQIAQALQLQMEVQRKLHEQIEVQRHLQLRIEAQGKYLQSVLKKAQETLAGYNSSSMGVELAKAELSQLVSMVNSGLPSSSHSELTDRRGSSLKNLESKQMRGTICSMESSLTSSESSGRKEEDQPMDQNGEPHKSNMASVELQLIEVHPEYKPWNNVPSNQASGRKRSGSTISDGICVEQPVPKRSPNHRDKNTNHMRKSGFLETLDLNSQYQNDIDSGPKAIDLNCKGV is encoded by the exons ATGCAAAATCAGAATATGAATTTGGTCTTATCCACTGATGCAAAACCCAGACTGAAATGGACTCCAGAACTTCATCAAAGATTTGTCGAAGCAGTAAGTCAGCTTGGAGGTGCAGATA AAGCCACACCAAAGAGCCTAATGAGAGTGATGGGTATTCCAGGACTCACTTTATACCACCTAAAGAGCCATTTACAG AAATATAGGCTGGGGAAAAGCCAACAGTCCGAAAACTGCTCTGACCGTAAGCAAGAAG ATTTCAAAGAGATTCAGGACGGTGATGTGCATTTCAATGCGGAAATCAACGAGAGAACAGAGAACCAGATTAACGA CTTGCAGATAGCTCAGGCTCTACAGTTACAAATGGAAGTACAGAGGAAACTTCATGAACAGATTGAG GTTCAGAGACATCTGCAGCTAAGAATTGAAGCTCAAGGGAAATATTTACAGTCAGTACTGAAAAAGGCACAGGAAACTCTTGCTGGGTATAATTCTTCTTCTATGGGTGTAGAACTGGCAAAAGCCGAACTCTCTCAATTAGTATCAATGGTTAACTCTGGATTGCCTAGTTCTTCACACTCTGAATTAACAGATAGAAGAGGTTCAAGCCTAAAAAACTTGGAAAGTAAGCAAATGAGAGGCACAATATGTTCCATGGAAAGTTCCCTAACATCTTCTGAAAGTTCAGGGCGAAAAGAAGAGGATCAACCAATGGATCAAAATGGTGAACCCCACAAGTCTAACATGGCCTCCGTCGAACTACAATTGATCGAGGTTCATCCAGAATATAAGCCATGGAATAATGTTCCAAGCAATCAGGCAAGCGGGAGGAAGAGAAGCGGAAGTACCATCTCTGATGGCATTTGTGTTGAGCAACCAGTTCCAAAGAGATCACCAAACCATAGAGACAAAAACACTAACCATATGAGAAAATCAGGATTCCTGGAAACACTTGACCTGAATAGTCAATATCAGAATGACATTGATTCAGGTCCAAAAGCAATAGACTTGAACTGCAAGGGGGTATAG